A DNA window from Thiothrix subterranea contains the following coding sequences:
- a CDS encoding DUF433 domain-containing protein: MTLENVRYLYGRVSIDPDVCNGKPTIRGKRITVHTILDYLGAGESVSEILRQHPSLEAEDIPACLAFASRLMDQRYTLRKIA; this comes from the coding sequence ATGACACTGGAAAACGTTCGTTACCTTTACGGCAGGGTGAGTATTGACCCTGATGTGTGCAATGGCAAGCCAACCATCCGTGGCAAACGGATTACGGTACATACCATATTGGACTATTTGGGTGCTGGAGAAAGCGTCAGCGAGATTTTGCGCCAGCATCCATCCTTGGAAGCTGAGGATATTCCCGCGTGCCTTGCGTTTGCCAGCCGCTTGATGGATCAGCGTTATACCCTGCGAAAGATTGCCTGA
- a CDS encoding DEAD/DEAH box helicase family protein: MSNFAFLPNQFQDFKQAAQKAESHIHGDPRAACFHARFALEAAVHWLYRYDNTLRMPYDHSLNSLLHEPDFQNLIPQQLFHKAKAIQRIGNQAVHNPAPVRQLDALQMIKELHHIAYWLTRNYTRPLPPAIDWDDALVPRPLSPDAVVPRKQLEALEKQLATESEKALKQQQTADALNQELQTLRQQLADLHQQAAQQTDTHDYSEADTRAYLIDVEIRRAGWSLNQKRDREYEVTGMPNNQGIGYADYVLWGDDGKPLAVIEAKRTTADPAKGQQQAKLYADCLEQMHGQRPIIYYTNGYDTWLWDDTQYPPRQVSGFYNKAALSSLILRRSNRQPLDTKLVNAEIAGRYYQKRAIGSICKQFAQSRRKALLVMATGTGKTRTAIALVDALQRTNWIKRVLFLADRVSLVKQTANAFKKHLPDSSPVNLVTEKDTEGRVYVCTYPTMMGLINETQGKSGEARFGVGYFDLIIIDEAHRSVYQKNRKALKRGRVLH, encoded by the coding sequence ATGAGCAACTTCGCCTTTCTGCCGAATCAGTTTCAAGACTTCAAACAAGCAGCACAAAAAGCCGAAAGCCACATTCACGGCGACCCACGCGCCGCCTGTTTCCATGCGCGTTTCGCCCTCGAAGCTGCCGTGCATTGGCTCTACCGTTACGACAACACCCTGCGGATGCCCTACGACCACTCGCTCAACAGCCTGTTACACGAGCCGGATTTTCAAAACCTCATTCCGCAGCAACTCTTCCATAAAGCCAAAGCCATCCAACGCATTGGCAACCAAGCCGTCCACAACCCCGCGCCCGTCCGCCAACTCGACGCGCTGCAAATGATCAAAGAGTTGCACCATATCGCCTACTGGCTGACCCGCAACTACACCCGTCCCCTGCCCCCAGCCATCGACTGGGATGATGCACTCGTCCCGCGCCCCCTTTCCCCCGATGCAGTTGTGCCACGCAAGCAACTCGAAGCACTGGAAAAACAGCTTGCCACCGAAAGCGAAAAAGCCCTCAAACAACAGCAAACCGCCGATGCGCTCAATCAAGAGCTGCAAACCCTGCGCCAGCAACTCGCCGACCTGCACCAACAAGCCGCGCAACAAACCGATACCCACGACTATTCCGAAGCCGACACCCGCGCTTACCTGATCGACGTGGAAATTCGCCGCGCGGGTTGGTCACTAAACCAAAAGCGCGACCGTGAATATGAAGTTACCGGAATGCCCAACAATCAAGGCATCGGCTACGCTGACTATGTATTGTGGGGCGACGATGGCAAACCCTTGGCAGTAATTGAAGCCAAACGCACCACCGCTGACCCCGCCAAAGGCCAACAGCAAGCCAAACTGTATGCGGATTGTCTGGAGCAAATGCACGGTCAACGCCCAATCATTTACTACACCAACGGCTATGACACATGGCTATGGGATGACACCCAATACCCGCCACGTCAGGTCAGTGGTTTCTACAACAAAGCTGCCCTGAGCAGCCTGATCTTACGCCGCAGCAACCGCCAACCACTCGATACCAAGCTGGTAAATGCAGAAATTGCCGGGCGTTATTACCAAAAACGCGCCATCGGCAGCATCTGCAAACAGTTTGCCCAGTCACGCCGTAAAGCTTTGCTGGTCATGGCAACCGGCACGGGCAAAACGCGCACCGCGATTGCGCTGGTCGATGCGCTGCAACGTACCAATTGGATCAAGCGTGTATTGTTTCTGGCAGACCGCGTATCACTGGTGAAACAAACCGCGAATGCGTTTAAAAAGCATTTGCCTGATTCCAGCCCGGTCAATTTGGTCACAGAAAAAGATACCGAAGGACGAGTCTACGTTTGCACTTACCCCACCATGATGGGGCTGATTAACGAAACCCAAGGCAAAAGTGGCGAGGCGCGTTTCGGGGTGGGCTATTTCGACCTGATTATTATCGACGAAGCCCACCGCTCGGTGTACCAGAAAAACCGCAAGGCATTGAAGCGGGGACGAGTGCTTCATTAG
- a CDS encoding oxidoreductase-like domain-containing protein, with the protein MPTAPLTAKPQPPAPNECCESGCDPCVWDIYRTELQQWETQCLPAVEIEPTSPATAAVIWLHGLGADGHDFVPIIPELGLPPDHGIRFIFPHAPELPVTVNDGYVMPAWYDILEIDLDRKVDVAQLQASAREVGKLIEREIARGIPSERIVIAGFSQGGAVAYQAALSYPKPLAGLLALSTYFATTDTVVLNVANAQLPIHIFHGKQDTIVPDLLALKAYRWLRERGYAPHYSEYPLGHNVFAEEIAEVGRCLRVWLG; encoded by the coding sequence ATGCCAACAGCGCCCCTTACCGCCAAGCCGCAACCACCCGCCCCCAACGAATGCTGCGAAAGCGGCTGTGACCCCTGCGTGTGGGACATTTACCGCACCGAATTACAGCAATGGGAGACACAGTGTTTACCGGCTGTTGAAATTGAACCAACCTCCCCCGCCACCGCTGCGGTCATCTGGCTACACGGTTTGGGCGCGGATGGGCACGATTTTGTGCCGATCATTCCCGAACTGGGTTTGCCGCCCGACCACGGGATTCGGTTTATTTTTCCACACGCGCCGGAGTTGCCCGTGACTGTCAACGACGGTTATGTGATGCCTGCTTGGTATGACATTTTGGAAATCGACCTCGACCGCAAGGTGGATGTGGCGCAATTACAAGCCTCCGCCCGCGAGGTGGGCAAGCTGATTGAGCGCGAAATCGCACGCGGCATTCCCAGCGAACGCATTGTGATTGCGGGCTTTTCGCAAGGCGGCGCGGTGGCGTATCAGGCCGCATTGAGCTACCCCAAACCGCTGGCGGGCTTGCTGGCACTGTCGACGTATTTTGCTACGACCGATACGGTTGTGCTGAATGTGGCGAATGCGCAATTGCCGATCCACATTTTCCACGGCAAGCAGGACACGATTGTGCCGGATTTGCTGGCGCTCAAGGCGTATCGCTGGCTGCGTGAGCGCGGGTATGCGCCACATTATTCGGAATATCCGCTGGGGCATAATGTGTTTGCGGAAGAGATAGCGGAAGTGGGTCGGTGTTTGCGGGTGTGGCTGGGGTAA
- a CDS encoding putative adenosine monophosphate-protein transferase Fic, whose product MPSKHEIAEDPACYSGTSTLVNKLGLQDSRTLAEAEAVLSYLRAESFDTRLQVFDLPALQAIHHHLFQDLYPWAGELRSTDLSKGNTRFCAAAYIATEANKLLGKLAGENWLVGLPLPAFVERLAHYYCELNVIHPFREGNGRAQRLFFDLLAINAGFGLDWAKVERSEWVEANIAGYAGDLQPLQALFERIAVSV is encoded by the coding sequence ATGCCCAGCAAGCATGAGATAGCCGAAGACCCCGCCTGTTACAGTGGCACAAGCACGCTGGTCAACAAGCTGGGCTTGCAGGACAGCCGCACCTTAGCAGAGGCGGAAGCGGTGTTGAGCTACCTACGCGCTGAATCCTTCGATACGCGCTTGCAGGTATTTGATTTGCCAGCCTTGCAAGCCATTCACCACCACCTGTTCCAAGACCTGTACCCGTGGGCAGGCGAGTTGCGTTCCACCGACCTCAGCAAGGGCAATACCCGCTTTTGTGCCGCCGCTTACATTGCAACCGAAGCCAACAAGCTGTTGGGCAAACTGGCAGGGGAAAACTGGCTGGTCGGTTTGCCACTACCCGCCTTTGTGGAACGGCTGGCACATTACTACTGTGAACTGAACGTGATTCACCCCTTCCGCGAAGGTAACGGACGGGCGCAACGCCTGTTCTTCGATTTGCTGGCAATCAACGCCGGATTCGGGCTGGATTGGGCAAAGGTCGAGCGTAGCGAATGGGTGGAGGCGAATATCGCGGGGTATGCGGGTGATTTGCAGCCGTTACAAGCCTTGTTTGAACGGATTGCGGTGTCTGTGTAA